From Chryseotalea sp. WA131a:
TATGAATGGGTTTGGCCAAGTTTTTTGGATTGTGTTAATCCATAATGGTACAGCCCTGCTTGCTGCCTATTTTTTCAGTGCGTGGTTAAAAAATAATGAAGCCAACAACCGAACCATCGCCATCGAAACAGGAATTCAAAATTCTGGGTTAGGCCTGATTTTGATTTTTACTTTTTTCGATGGACATGCCGAAATGGCTTTGGTGGCTGCATGGTGGGGCGTGTGGCACCTGATCAGTGGTTTTTCGTTCGCGTCTTGGATGCGCTGGCGATCTCTTGCATCTTTACGAGCATGAGGATTGCATTCTATTTTTTATTAAAGCAATACTGTCGCCTGGCCCTCTACTTCTTTTACCGAAAATGGCAGGTGCAGGGGAAAGAAAATATTCCTCCAGGGCCGGTGATTTTTGTAGCCAATCACCAAAATGCTTTTTTAGATGCCGTGCTGGTAAGTTGCAGCACCCAACGCAACCCTTGGTTCTTAACGCGGGCAAGTGTGTTCGGAAAATCGTGGTCAAATGTTTTATTAGGCTGGCTAAGAATGATACCGGTGTATCGGTTTCGCGATGGGTTTGCCAGTCTTCGCAAGAGCGAACAAGCCATGGAAAGATTTACCGATCTTCTTCAGCGAGGAGAGAGTATTTTGATTTTTGGTGAAGGGAATCATGCCGAGCGATGGACCTTGCGCCCGCTGCAAAAAGGGTTTGCGCGGATTGCCATCGACTCCGAAGAAAAAAGCAACTGGCGGCTAGGGGTTAAAATCATCCCTGTTGGACTGCAGTACGATGAACTTCACCAATCGGGATCGCGCGTACTGGTTAGCTTTGGCAAACCCATTACGGTTGGTTCGGATAATACGATTACTACTGATAAAAACAAACAATTGAATAACCTTGTTCAGAAAACCACAGAAGGCTTGAAGACTTTAATGGTGAACCTGGGAAGTGTTGACTATGCTGCTCGCGCTCGTTATTTTTTATCGCAACGAACTATTAAAAAAGATTTGGTTGAACAGCTTCGCTACGATGAGCAATTGCTCCTCAGCCTCGAATCAGGAAATACCCGTGAAAAGCCCCACGTAAAAAACAACTCAACAATCCGATTTTCTGGTATGCTTACCTCAATACAATTTTGCCGAGAAGCATTATACTGAAAATCATCCAGAAAAAAGTTAAAGACCTTCAGTTTATAGGCTCAC
This genomic window contains:
- a CDS encoding 1-acyl-sn-glycerol-3-phosphate acyltransferase, which gives rise to MRIAFYFLLKQYCRLALYFFYRKWQVQGKENIPPGPVIFVANHQNAFLDAVLVSCSTQRNPWFLTRASVFGKSWSNVLLGWLRMIPVYRFRDGFASLRKSEQAMERFTDLLQRGESILIFGEGNHAERWTLRPLQKGFARIAIDSEEKSNWRLGVKIIPVGLQYDELHQSGSRVLVSFGKPITVGSDNTITTDKNKQLNNLVQKTTEGLKTLMVNLGSVDYAARARYFLSQRTIKKDLVEQLRYDEQLLLSLESGNTREKPHVKNNSTIRFSGMLTSIQFCREALY